In the Urocitellus parryii isolate mUroPar1 chromosome 1, mUroPar1.hap1, whole genome shotgun sequence genome, CCACATTCTCAATAatgcttactttttcttttttgataagaGACATTCTAACAGTTTGGACAGAtccatgttaatattaaaattggCTTTTCTGTCACTGCACAAAAAGGCCTCTGGGATTCTTTTTATAGGGGTCAGATTGAATTTGTGGAGCCCTTTGAGGAGCATTGTTATTATAAAAGTATTAAGTGTTTTATTCCATGAACAGGAAAtgggttttcatttatttatctttttaaaatttaatttatacatatcAGTGGGTTTCATATAATAGTTCATTGCACATTTACAGTAAGCAATATTTAAGTCAGGTTAAGCATAATTATCCCCtaaaacatttaccatttcttaCTTAGGTATTCTTTAGTGTCTTTCAATAAATTTTGATTGGTTTGTGTGATTggtttatgtgtgtgcatgtgttgtgTGAGAGAATGTGAAAGTATTAgtttcttaagtttatttttattttcagttttgatatTTATGTAAtcaatacaatcaataaaaaaccatttccattactttttttaaaaatttgaatcatGCAGACTGTTTCCCGCCtgattacattagaaatcaatcactttaaaatatatagaatgccTCACCCAACCTTTTCAAAACTAAATGGTGCACTTATAAATATCtgaggtcaaggaagaaagcacaagtatataaaaagtgctttgaactaagtgataataaaagcttaaaatattagAATCTCTGTGATAAAATAGTACtgagatgaacatttataacaaagacttgtatcagaaagaagctagaataataatcaaaaattattattttttagttaaatgaactttgttttcttaaaaaacaatgcCTAAATGTGCTCAAGATGAGATCAGTTCCATTTGTCATAAGTCCTGGTGTTGTGTGGATGACAAACAGCAGCCAGTTatgatgatagatgatagatccAAAGTAACTGCcaaatttattaacatttctccatttctaaaccatcctttaaaaaaatcatatatgggGTCACAGCATTCTCATGGTTGTGTAGGAGAGCGACCATGCTATCTGGATTTATGTTTTCACCAATAAAGAACTGGTAATTTTTGAAATTAGCAAGGGTGTGCTTGATTTGTTCTGCAGTCCCTGCCATAAAAGGTTTTACTCTCTCTGGTCTCTGTTCTTCAAGTTTGCCTTTGATTGATTTCATGTaatctttcatatatttcttgtatGCTGCTTTTGTGAAGCTGGTTTCCTGCAAGTGATGGTTCATGACAATACCAACACCAATGATTACTGTGCTTTTGGTACCTTCACCCTCCGGTCCTTCAGCCGAAGCATTTGTATCAAGGAGTGAGTCATCAGTGTTACCCTCTGTCCTACTGACCATCTTGTGCTCCACTTCCAGGCAGAGGCCGTCCAGAGTCTCCTGGATCTTGTAAATGTCAGAGAACTTCTCATCGTGGCTGATGACGTCTGGGTAGATAATATGATGGCGATTGGAGGGAGACAACAGCAGCACTAGATTAGCAGGAA is a window encoding:
- the LOC113182799 gene encoding translationally-controlled tumor protein-like — its product is MVSRTEGNTDDSLLDTNASAEGPEGEGTKSTVIIGVGIVMNHHLQETSFTKAAYKKYMKDYMKSIKGKLEEQRPERVKPFMAGTAEQIKHTLANFKNYQFFIGENINPDSMVALLHNHENAVTPYMIFLKDGLEMEKC